DNA from Corallococcus soli:
TGAGGACGAGCAGCGCGCCGAACACAGTCGCCCCGGGCAGCGCCGAGAGCGCCATGAGGCTCGCGAGGAAGAAGTGCCGCAGCGCCATGGACGGCAGCCGCCACAGCCAGCCCCAGGTGGCCATCCGCTCCCTGCGCGCGTGCACCCCGGCGAAGGCCAGCCCGTTGACGACGGCGGGCAGGAAGCACGCGAACGCGGTGGAGAAGGGCACCGCGAAGAAGGTGCGCGCGCCGGGCGCCCACGCGATGACGGCGAGCAGCGCGGTGCCGGTGAGGGCGGCGCCCAGGCACACGCCCACGCGCTCGGAGGCGAGGATGCGGCCCGCGTCCTGGGCGTGCACCCAGCGGCGGAAGGCCCTGGCCAGCGCGGAGGTGGACGCGGGCGGGGTCCTCATGCGCGCGCAGCTCCGGGCACACGGCCGCCGGCCCGCGACGCGGTGTCCCCTGCGCGGGGCCGGGCACGGACGTGCCCGGACGGATGGCTGCCTTCCCGATGCGGCCTCATGCTGGTCACCCCCCTGCACCAAGCACCGCCTGCTGCACCGTGAAGCAAAGGCGAACCGGACCTCCCGGTCAAACCGGAGGGCGGGGGACATTGTTGGCCAGCCCGGGGCGCCCAGGGCGGCCCGGTGCGTCAGTGGACCTCAGTGCGCGGATCGTTGTCCTGTGTCGCCGGGAACCATGGTGGGGTGGCGGTGAGAGTGCCTCACCCCCATGCACTCCCTGAACACAGCGAATCCTGGATGCTGGCTTCAGGTGGTCATGACGAGAGGTGGTCGAGGTCGAGGGGGTCGCTTCCGACGTACTCGGAGCCCTTGAGGTCTTCGAGCGCGGCGACCTGCCCCTCGACCTTGATGAATTGACCCGAGGGCGTGACCAATCCGAGCCATTTATCGCGCAGGTCCGCCCAGTCCCTGCCTTCGAAGTCGGGGGTGTCTTCGTGGCGGATGAACCAGAAGAACAGCTCGATGGAACCCTCGTCCCAGCCGGGCGTGGCCTGCACCCGGATCTCCCGCAGCGCGCGGAGGCCACGTCCCTCCGGAGAGTCTTTATCGTGCTTGTCCACGAGCCGGCCCTGGAGCTTCTTGACCAGGGGCTGTCCCTGATTAACGCAGCCAGAGAAGCATGGAGGCGACGTGCAGGACGGCGAGGTAGCTGCTCGCCGTCTTGTCGTACCGGGTCGCGGCGGCGCGAAAGCGCTTGAGGTCGTGGAGGAAGCACTCCATCCGGTAGCGAAGCCGATAGAGGGTTCGGTCCAGCGCTGGAGGCTGCTTGCGGCTGGGATGGGGATGGATGACGGGCTTCATCCCCACATTCTGGGCGTTGGCGCGAATGCGCTCGGCGTCATAGCCCGTGTCCGCGATGAAGGCCTCGCCCTCGGCGTGCACCAGCAGTTCCTCGGCCATCGTGGACTCATGCTGCTGGCCTGGCGTCAGCACGAGGTGGAGCGGCTTACCGCCCGTCGTTGTGACGGCGTGAACCTTCGTTGAAAAACCTCCTCGAGAACGCCCCAGAGCATTTCTTCGGACCCCCCTTTTCCGCCCGAGGCGTCCTGGTGCGCTCGGACGACGGAAGCGTCAGCGAGGGAGCCGAGATCGTCCACGTCCAGCCGCAGCGCTTTGAAGATGGCTTCCCAGCGCCCGGTTTTCGCCCAGCGGTGGAAGCGGTTGTAGACCGTCTTCCAGTGGCCGAATCTCTCGGGCAGGTCCCGCGACTGCACGCCCCTCTTCACACGCCAGATGACGGCGTTGATGAAGTCGCGGTCTCCTCGCTTCGAGGGCGGGCCGCTGCGCGAGCCCAGCAGGGGCTCAATGCGGCTCCACTCGTCATCGCTCAGTTCATGTCGGCGCACAGCCAGCGTTGATCACGTCCGACGCTGGCTGGCAACCTCCGGATGCCTTCTGAAGCCAGGTCCAACTCGGGTGTTTGATCCGCTAGGTTGATTTTCGGGCCGGAGATCAGGGACAGCCCCTAGGGTGCTGAACTTGTCGGGGAAGGCGAAGCGCACCCCGAGCGCTTCTCCCACGGCCCTCCGAAGCCCCAGGCTCTTCCCAACGCCGTCTGGATCAAGAACCTCGCGCGGCTTGCCAACTCACATCAGGCTGCTCAGTAATCTCATAAATCCACTGTCTCATTCACGTTGACAGGTTCCGTTCCGCACCCACGGTCATGCCGACGGCACGCTGCGCGGTGGCCAGTCGCCGTGTCCGCTGAGCCCGAGGTGACAGCAGGCGCAGCGGGCGCTCGCGAGCGTACGGCGAGGGCACGCCGGTTTTCGACAGCAGAAGCGACGCACGCGAAGCTCAAGGCGCACGGAGTGCCCAGCAGAAGGCAGGTCCGCCGGGCGTCGGATATAGCTGTCATGCACTGGGCGTTTGGCAGGACATCGGGCTTTCGTACCCTCCACGCGCACTGCGAGGACAACATTCGCGGAGCTGCCACGCGTCACCCGCTCCAATCGACAACCAGGAAGGGAGTACACCGTTTCCATTCCCAGGGTGTATTCGCCCCGCTGGCAGCCTGCCGCGTCTGCCTACTCCCCCGAGGGGAACCACACGAAGTGCGGGAGAGCCACAAAACCCGGGGAGGCTCAGCATGCCGAAGGTGGCACTTGGTGAAGAAGGTGCGCTAACAGATCGTGATTTTCGAAAAAGCGACACCCACGATTTGCCTACAGCTCAATGCGCAGACCACCGTCGGGGGATGTTGGATAGTGCGCTTGATATTTCCTCACGCCTGTTTCTAGGGCAGGCTGGAAACTCCTCCATTTGCCGGTCGTCTGCGAGTCATAGTTGAAGAACAACTCCACCACCTCTTGCCCAGATTGAAAAATTCGCGCCAGAGCCTCGTCATCGGGATGACCAAAGAGGCTGCCATTCGTAGATACTAAGTAGCGCGAGCACTGCACTGCCTGGATAAGTTCAACACTTACGTTCGCCTGACTGGCATGGTGAGGCAGCTTGAATGCATCAAGAACCACTCGACCAGAAACTCCTGGAATCCGCTGGAGACTCGCTCGCAAGGTGCCCGCGAACGCATCGGCTCCAAATAGGCACCGCTTGCCTTGATACTCGGCCAAGACAGCGATGCTGCTACCATTCGCGGCGGAATGGTCATGGATAAATGAGCTTCTGGGAAAATTCTGCAACTGGGATATTGCAGATCCCAGCACGGCAGGCCGTTCTCCGGGAATCCGTCCCTGCTGAAATGATTCCTCAATCCATGCCGCATCTAACTTAGCCAGTTCCCTCCATGTGGGCGAAAGCAATGTGAGCTTCATGCCGCCAGGGAGTGTGTGGGTCGGAAGTTCAGCACCATCGCTGACCACCACGGCCTTGCCGTTGAACATACTGTTCCACGGAAGTTCGGTTCTCATGCTGAGGTGATTCCCCAGGATATCCCCCTTCCGTGGCCCCAAAAACTCGCTCTTCGGCGGTATCAGATGCGACCAGCCATTGAACCAAATATCACCGAAAGTGACTCCCAGCTCCTTGGCTCTGAGTAGCGGAAGCACACCATCAATGTGATCCGAATCTATGTGCGTAACGATGAGCAGTTCGAAATGCCTCTGGTTGAGGGGAAGCTCCTCAATGCGCCGTCGGAGGCGAGGGAAAGTGGCGGCAGTGCCTCCATCGATAATTACCCTTTGAGGGGTCAGCGAACATCCGTAGGTAAGGAGTAGGCAATCCCCATTATCAGCGGGCAGCATCTCGACAACGAACTGATCGGCGGGCATCGGCGGGCTCAAGGAAAGAGGGGGTGGAACTTACTTTGGCTGTGGATTATGGCACACTCGCAAGCAAAGGAGCTTATCGTGACGATGCGCACTGTGACCCTGGAACTGTTACGCCATGGGCCCGCCCACAACCAACTTCTTTCGCCCTTGACACCGTACCTAGCCCTTTGTGGCAACCACGATACGGAGACAATTCAGGTAGGGCTTGAGCACCTCTCACTCACCCGCTCCCTTGAACAGCTCCGATATCAGCAGGGCAGG
Protein-coding regions in this window:
- a CDS encoding IS5 family transposase gives rise to the protein MGRSRGGFSTKVHAVTTTGGKPLHLVLTPGQQHESTMAEELLVHAEGEAFIADTGYDAERIRANAQNVGMKPVIHPHPSRKQPPALDRTLYRLRYRMECFLHDLKRFRAAATRYDKTASSYLAVLHVASMLLWLR
- a CDS encoding transposase yields the protein MRRHELSDDEWSRIEPLLGSRSGPPSKRGDRDFINAVIWRVKRGVQSRDLPERFGHWKTVYNRFHRWAKTGRWEAIFKALRLDVDDLGSLADASVVRAHQDASGGKGGSEEMLWGVLEEVFQRRFTPSQRRAVSRSTSC
- a CDS encoding MBL fold metallo-hydrolase, translating into MPADQFVVEMLPADNGDCLLLTYGCSLTPQRVIIDGGTAATFPRLRRRIEELPLNQRHFELLIVTHIDSDHIDGVLPLLRAKELGVTFGDIWFNGWSHLIPPKSEFLGPRKGDILGNHLSMRTELPWNSMFNGKAVVVSDGAELPTHTLPGGMKLTLLSPTWRELAKLDAAWIEESFQQGRIPGERPAVLGSAISQLQNFPRSSFIHDHSAANGSSIAVLAEYQGKRCLFGADAFAGTLRASLQRIPGVSGRVVLDAFKLPHHASQANVSVELIQAVQCSRYLVSTNGSLFGHPDDEALARIFQSGQEVVELFFNYDSQTTGKWRSFQPALETGVRKYQAHYPTSPDGGLRIEL